One segment of Primulina tabacum isolate GXHZ01 chromosome 6, ASM2559414v2, whole genome shotgun sequence DNA contains the following:
- the LOC142548206 gene encoding putative serine/threonine-protein kinase PBL11 has product MENREAFSPVSTLPRLENHKTESRNGHLYGGITVAIVLVFVVGWLCFCFRRKLAPSFLLCGRRRGRLDAEKLNLRSFRLEELRKATNNFSEEFLVGNGAFSNVYCGTFGVNEILAIKKPLAESYTTTEEFRNEVRLLSKVKHNNTVRLVGFCEENGPKAAKILVYEYVSNGSLLDYIMGRGGRSLTWRQRVDIAIGAAKGIAHLHDEVKPGIIHRDIKPSNILISDRFEAKVSDFGLVRSGPVGDQSHVSSLVKGTPGYLDPAYCSSFHLTPFTDVYSFGVILLQLVVARPAVESTGTHIKSHIIDRVRPSIEKGNIEEILDANLLLEGYCNMDMMLKMGQLGLKCVAKEPKERPTMSQVWQELEANLNLQDHLSIKQNLAMDPPRLRSNPSAIDCEYSQSIVSIDGIGLQRFHVDVDSLSFQSASLRCLETSMSMDEEGQRLAFDG; this is encoded by the exons ATGGAGAATAGAGAAGCATTTTCACCAGTTTCAACGCTTCCAAGGTTGGAAAACCATAAAACCGAGTCCAGAAATGGACATTTATACGGCGGAATCACCGTCGCAATTGTATTAGTATTCGTAGTTGGCTGGCTTTGTTTCTGTTTCAGAAGGAAGCTCGCTCCAAGTTTCCTGTTGTGCGGGAGAAGACGag GAAGACTAGATGCAGAGAAATTGAATTTAAGAAGTTTTCGGTTGGAAGAATTACGAAAGGCCACCAACAATTTTAGTGAAGAATTCTTAGTTGGCAATGGTGCGTTTAGCAATGTTTATTGCGGAACTTTTGGTGTTAATGAGATTCTTGCAATCAAGAAGCCCCTCGCAGAATCATATACTACCACCGAAGAATTCAGAAATG AGGTGAGATTGCTGTCAAAAGTGAAGCACAACAACACGGTGAGACTCGTGGGTTTCTGCGAAGAAAATG GGCCAAAGGCAGCTAAAATATTGGTATACGAATACGTGAGCAATGGTTCATTACTTGACTACATAATGG GGAGGGGAGGAAGAAGCTTAACTTGGAGGCAAAGAGTAGATATAGCAATCGGAGCTGCCAAAG GGATCGCGCACTTACACGACGAGGTAAAACCGGGTATTATCCATCGCGACATAAAGCCGAGTAATATATTGATTAGCGACAGATTCGAGGCCAAAGTATCAGATTTCGGTCTGGTCAGATCAGGTCCGGTCGGAGATCAATCACACGTGAGCAGTTTGGTCAAAGGTACCCCAGGATATCTGGACCCAGCTTATTGTTCGAGTTTTCATTTGACTCCATTCACGGATGTGTATAGCTTCGGGGTCATACTTCTACAACTTGTTGTTGCTAGACCTGCGGTAGAGTCTACCGGGACTCATATCAAGTCTCATATTATTGATCGG GTAAGGCCTAGTATTGAGAAAGGAAACATTGAGGAAATCTTGGACGCCAACCTTTTACTAGAGGGATATTGCAACATGGACATGATGCTCAAAATGGGACAACTTGGGCTAAAATGTGTGGCGAAAGAACCCAAAGAAAGGCCGACAATGAGTCAAGTGTGGCAAGAACTTGAAGCCAACCTCAATCTCCAAGACCATTTATCGATCAAACAAAATCTTGCAATGGATCCTCCGAGATTGAGGAGTAATCCATCAGCAATTGATTGTGAGTATTCTCAAAGCATTGTAAGCATAGATGGCATTGGACTTCaaaggtttcacgtagatgtgGATAGCCTCTCTTTTCAAAGTGCTAGTTTGAGATGTTTGGAAACGAGTATGAGCATGGATGAGGAGGGACAAAGACTAGCGTTTGATGGATAA
- the LOC142549469 gene encoding protein FLX-like 4 yields the protein MASRRNIPPPHDRHFTPAPEMARHGLLPAVSHSMEPLPHVLLEKKLATQAAEIEQLSEDNHKLARSHIALRQDLVAAQREVEKLREHIRSIQTEGDIQIRILLDKTGKMEANIRAGDNIKKELQESRVEAQSLVEAKLELTAQIQRATNELDTVRADVKKLPEMHSELGSLRQEHKRLRKVFEHEKGLNIEKVEQMKIMEKDLIRVVEEVERLQTEVLNAEKRARAPIPYNAPHINSGYIYPPTFHGNGDLDNFSRPFPPLVGVVGGRTNPFTSSGYAPLPPVVNGPVISGTGVPGWGGTFDASHIQ from the exons ATGGCTTCAAGAAGAAATATACCACCTCCGCATGATAGGCATTTTACACCAGCTCCAGAGATGGCACGTCATGGTCTGTTGCCTGCTGTCTCTCACTCTATGGAACCACTTCCGCATGTTCTTTTAGAGAAAAAATTGGCCACCCAGGCTGCAGAAATAGAACAACTTTCTGAAGATAATCATAAATTGGCACGTAGTCATATTGCCTTGAGGCAGGACCTTGTAGCTGCACAACGGGAAGTGGAGAAACTTAGAGAACATATCAGAAGCATACAAACAGAAGGTGACATTCAGATTCGGATTTTATTGGACAAGACTGGAAAAATGGAAGCAAATATTAGAGCTGGAGACAATATTAAAAAGGAACTTCAAGAGTCCCGTGTTGAAGCACAAAGCTTGGTGGAAGCTAAGCTAGAGTTGACTGCTCAAATCCAACGTGCTACAAATGAATTGGATACCGTTCGTGCAGATGTTAAAAAGCTTCCAGAAATGCATTCTGAACTTGGTAGTTTGAGACAAGAACATAAAAGATTACG CAAGGTCTTTGAACATGAAAAAGGTTTGAACATAGAAAAGGTGGAACAAATGAAGATCATGGAAAAAGACCTTATTCGCGTGGTTGAAGAAGTGGAAAGGTTGCAAACTGAAGTGTTAAATGCTGAGAAGAGAGCTAGAG CTCCAATTCCGTACAACGCCCCTCATATCAATTCAGGTTACATTTATCCACCTACTTTTCATGGAAATGGTGATCTTGACAATTTTAGTAGGCCTTTTCCTCCTTTGGTTGGAGTTGTGGGAGGGAGAACGAATCCATTTACCAGCAGTGGATATGCACCTCTTCCTCCAGTAGTTAACGGCCCTGTCATCAGTGGTACTGGTGTTCCTGGCTGGGGAGGTACATTTGATGCATCCCATATTCAGTAG
- the LOC142550266 gene encoding uncharacterized protein LOC142550266, translating into MAFVFSYSFIAVLSMIATVIVTSESCNNKTLSLKELSSRILKSLRRTIATGVYTTIFVIGYVFLVIYLAGPVLSNSSSNPFTVLGYGLLFSMFAYIVYLYMSSVWILGLVVSVLDEESCGLVALGKSSAMIKKYRFNGFFLNIFLNLMTLALFIGLKIVKGHNNWLSDDPSILSGLYLVNCSCLVKIFSFVAYTVLYFECKENPDEEIELGGYGRISTTTPLFSGIP; encoded by the coding sequence ATGGCCTTCGTTTTTTCCTATTCTTTCATCGCAGTTCTGTCCATGATCGCCACAGTCATAGTAACATCTGAATCTTGTAATAACAAGACTTTATCCTTGAAAGAATTGTCATCAAGAATCTTGAAATCTTTGAGAAGGACAATTGCTACGGGGGTTTACACGACCATATTCGTGATAGGCTATGTTTTCTTGGTCATTTATTTGGCAGGCCCTGTACTTTCGAATTCGTCTTCTAATCCGTTTACTGTCCTCGGATATGGTTTATTGTTCTCTATGTTTGCGTATATAGTATATCTTTATATGTCGAGTGTTTGGATTCTTGGATTGGTTGTTTCAGTGCTGGATGAAGAAAGTTGTGGGCTCGTGGCATTGGGGAAATCTTCAGCTATGATTAAAAAATACAGGTTTAATGGGTTTTTCCTgaatattttcttgaatttgatgaCTTTGGCTTTATTTATAGGTCTAAAGATTGTGAAGGGTCATAATAATTGGTTATCAGATGACCCGAGTATTCTTTCAGGGTTGTATTTGGTGAATTGTTCTTGTTTAGtgaagattttcagttttgTGGCTTACACGGTTTTGTATTTCGAGTGTAAAGAGAACCCTGATGAAGAGATTGAATTGGGCGGGTATGGGAGAATTTCTACAACTACACCACTTTTCAGTGGTATACCTTGA
- the LOC142549470 gene encoding tetraspanin-8-like, protein MVRCSNNLVGILNIVTLFLSIPIIAGGIWLSKQGNTECARFLDKPVIAIGVFILLVSIAGIVGSCCRVSWLMWVYLLVMFLLIVLLFCFTIFAFVVTNKGAGEAISGKGYKEYRLGDYSNWLQKRVNKNWGKISSCLADSKICQSLIEDVSTPVDDFYRKHLSALQSGCCKPSNDCNFQYVSPTNWIGNSTSSAINTDCATWNNDSSKLCYGCESCKAGLLDNIKTEWKKVAVINIIFLVFLIIVYSVGCCAFRNNTEDNSWKRYP, encoded by the exons ATGGTGCGCTGCAGCAATAATCTGGTGGGGATATTGAACATAGTCACGTTATTTCTATCGATCCCCATCATAGCCGGCGGAATATGGCTCTCGAAGCAAGGCAACACAGAGTGCGCGCGGTTTCTTGACAAGCCCGTGATCGCAATAGGAGTGTTCATTCTGCTGGTATCGATTGCAGGAATCGTGGGTTCTTGCTGCCGCGTTTCTTGGCTGATGTGGGTTTATCTATTGGTCATGTTCTTGCTGATTGTTCTATTGTTTTGCTTCACCATTTTCGCATTTGTGGTGACTAACAAAGGCGCCGGAGAGGCTATTTCTGGGAAAGGGTATAAAGAATATAGACTTGGGGATTATTCGAATTGGTTGCAGAAAAGAGTTAACAAGAATTGGGGTAAGATTAGTAGCTGCTTGGCTGATAGTAAGATTTGCCAGAGTCTTATCGAGGATGTGTCTACTCCAGTGGATGATTTTTACAGAAAGCACCTCTCTGCTCTTCAG TCCGGTTGCTGCAAGCCATCGAATGATTGTAACTTCCAATATGTTAGCCCAACGAACTGGATCGGTAACTCGACATCATCAGCTATCAACACTGACTGTGCTACATGGAACAACGACTCGAGTAAGTTGTGCTATGGTTGCGAATCGTGCAAGGCTGGACTATTGGATAACATCAAGACTGAATGGAAAAAGGTGGCTGTTATAAACATCATATTCCTCGTTTTCCTCATCATCGTGTACTCGGTTGGGTGTTGTGCATTCCGAAACAACACGGAGGACAATTCATGGAAGCGATACCCTTGA